ATCCTGCCTCCGTATTCCGCCGATAGGACACTAACCTGTATCCGTTCAAGCGAAGCAGCGCTAGCCTAGCGTGCCGTGGAGATCGCTCGGCTGGTGCTGGAGTACCTCAAAGTCATGGCTTGGCCGGTGGTGGTGACTACCCTGCTGGTTGCCTACCGGTCCCGTGTCGCTGGGATGCTGTCGAAGCTGTCTGGTCTGACTGCCGGAGGATTCTCGGCTACCTTCGATTCTTCGGTAGCAGAGGCCACCGCACTGAACAGCTCCGATGAGTCCACGATTTCGCCATTTTCGCCTTCGGTCGACGAGCTGACAGTTCTTGTTCCCACCAGCTATGTCGAAGCTCGTGAGATCGGCGACTATGTCCGAGCGGACAAGCCGGTATTGCTGGACCTACAGCATTTGGCCGATGAGGACGCCAAGCGGTTGGT
The sequence above is a segment of the Actinopolyspora saharensis genome. Coding sequences within it:
- a CDS encoding cell division protein SepF, with the protein product MEIARLVLEYLKVMAWPVVVTTLLVAYRSRVAGMLSKLSGLTAGGFSATFDSSVAEATALNSSDESTISPFSPSVDELTVLVPTSYVEAREIGDYVRADKPVLLDLQHLADEDAKRLVDFAAGLTYVSSGWLRKVRNRIFLVMPGNLHHDMSVSSSNPVQEPS